In the genome of Cryptomeria japonica chromosome 8, Sugi_1.0, whole genome shotgun sequence, one region contains:
- the LOC131078527 gene encoding replication protein A 70 kDa DNA-binding subunit C-like, with translation MEEQKGLELKNMLSNDSVIILALRNYRVGYFNGKLINITTATTLHINPTFPEAELLTLRGKDPLLVVLFVAETIHIDGKYSRMTISSICEQMSIKLETIQTTLLAILRFVNVTDQNFYYAACPLIVNGRPCKKKCTQQVDDSWFCSRCQMTMQDCNYSYLLPLKLQDATSTLWATAFDEGSIHLLHKTAKQLCALQNDVTTTKTTSSVIKRLLSCHYSFTLLVSNEAYNSETKMKVTVNKVAHVDFKAECHALLVETGRLSTQA, from the coding sequence ATGGAAGAACAAAAAGGCCTGGAATTGAAAAATATGTTGAGCAATGATAGTGTGATTATCCTTGCTTTACGTAATTATCGTGTTGGCTATTTCAATGGGAAGCTTATAAACATAACAACTGCAACCACAttacatatcaacccaacatttCCAGAAGCAGAGCTTCTAACGTTAAGAGGAAAGGACCCTTTGCTTGTTGTACTCTTTGTTGCAgaaactatccacatagatggTAAATATAGTAGAATGACTATTTCTTCAATCTGTGAGCAGATGAGCATCAAACTAGAAACAATCCAGACAACTTTGCTAGCCATTTTGCGCTTTGTAAACGTAACTGACCAAAATTTCTATTACGCAGCCTGTCCACTAATAGTCAATGGAAGGCCTTGCAAGAAAAAATGTACACAGCAAGTTGATGATTCTTGGTTCTGCTCTAGATGTCAAATGACTATGCAAGACTGTAATTATAGTTATCTCTTGCCACTAAAGTTACAAGATGCCACGAGTACTCTATGGGCCACTGCATTTGATGAGGGTAGcattcacttgctacacaaaactgcAAAACAGCTTTGTGCACTACAAAATGATGTGACAACAACAAAGACAACTTCCTCAGTGATTAAGAGACTACTGTCATGTCACTATTCATTCACACTGCTGGTTTCCAATGAGGCATATAATTCAGAAACAAAGATGAAGGTGACAGTCAATAAAGTTGCTCATGTTGACTTCAAAGCTGAGTGTCATGCACTACTTGTAGAAACTGGCCGACTAAGTACACAGGCTTAG